Proteins from a genomic interval of Streptomyces sp. Tu6071:
- a CDS encoding FAD-dependent oxidoreductase, with the protein MYDLVVVGAGPYGLSIAAHAAAAGLQLRVFGRPMASWRDHMPPGMFLKSEPWASHLSDPAGRFGLDAYCAGEGIDARHGTPVPVPVFAAYGLWFARHAVPCGVDERLISRVQPLPGGGFRLTTEDGEVLLSRTVALAVGVMPFTDLPPVLAPLRDGGLVSHSSDHDDLSRFAGGDVTVVGGGQAALETAALLAEQGTRARVLVRAPGLCWNTLPPPWKRPWWQSARAPHSGLGSGWRNWFYAELPGIYRKLPADYRSRVARAALGPAGAWWVRERVTRGVEVLLGREVRHAAPSGTGLRLALSGATGETLHTDHVIAATGFTPAATRLTVLDPETRGRLRTAALDGSPEVDAGFESSLPGLFMAGLVTAASYGPSMRFVLGADYTASRLVRGVRTRLRGTPVPTPPGTLPRPAGEQAQFERR; encoded by the coding sequence ATGTACGACCTCGTAGTGGTGGGAGCGGGCCCCTACGGCCTGTCGATCGCCGCACACGCCGCCGCCGCCGGACTCCAGCTGCGCGTCTTCGGCCGCCCGATGGCCTCCTGGCGCGACCACATGCCGCCCGGCATGTTCCTCAAGTCCGAGCCCTGGGCCTCGCACCTCTCCGACCCCGCCGGGCGCTTCGGCCTCGACGCGTACTGCGCGGGCGAGGGCATCGACGCGCGGCACGGCACGCCCGTCCCCGTGCCGGTCTTCGCCGCGTACGGCCTGTGGTTCGCGCGGCACGCGGTCCCGTGCGGCGTCGACGAACGCCTGATCAGCCGCGTCCAGCCGCTGCCCGGCGGCGGTTTCCGCCTCACGACGGAGGACGGCGAGGTCCTGCTCAGCCGCACCGTCGCGCTCGCCGTCGGCGTCATGCCCTTCACCGACCTGCCACCCGTCCTCGCCCCGCTGCGCGACGGCGGGCTCGTGTCGCACAGCAGCGACCACGACGACCTGAGCCGCTTCGCGGGCGGTGACGTGACGGTGGTCGGCGGCGGCCAGGCGGCCCTGGAGACGGCCGCGCTCCTCGCCGAACAGGGCACCCGCGCGCGCGTCCTGGTCCGCGCCCCCGGTCTGTGCTGGAACACCCTCCCGCCGCCGTGGAAGCGCCCGTGGTGGCAGTCCGCGCGCGCCCCGCACAGCGGCCTCGGCAGCGGCTGGCGGAACTGGTTCTACGCGGAACTGCCCGGCATCTACCGCAAGTTGCCCGCCGACTACCGCAGCCGCGTGGCCCGCGCCGCGCTCGGCCCCGCGGGCGCCTGGTGGGTCCGCGAACGCGTGACGCGCGGTGTCGAGGTCCTCCTCGGGCGCGAGGTCCGCCACGCGGCACCGTCGGGCACGGGCCTGCGCCTCGCGCTCTCGGGCGCGACGGGGGAGACCCTGCACACGGACCACGTGATCGCCGCGACGGGCTTCACCCCGGCGGCGACCCGGCTCACCGTCCTCGACCCCGAGACGCGCGGGCGACTGCGCACGGCCGCGCTGGACGGCTCCCCGGAGGTCGACGCGGGCTTCGAGTCCTCGCTCCCGGGACTCTTCATGGCGGGGCTCGTCACGGCGGCCTCCTACGGCCCCTCGATGCGTTTCGTCCTGGGCGCTGACTACACGGCGTCCCGCCTCGTCCGCGGCGTCCGCACCCGCCTGCGCGGCACCCCCGTACCGACGCCACCGGGCACGCTTCCCCGCCCGGCGGGCGAACAGGCCCAGTTCGAACGCCGCTGA
- a CDS encoding NmrA family NAD(P)-binding protein has protein sequence MSAQPTASSSAPVLVTGATGRQGGATARALLAAGVPVRALVRDPHADRAREVAALGAELVTGDLMDRASLDPAVAGVRAVFSVQMPPMSEAGVDFAGELAQATHLVDAARAARVPQFIQSSTSGVGSHTELPGWGEGPLAALEEYYATKTAIIAAVRAADFPRWTIIKPAYFMDNLIALLPKGPEGGFATVLQPDTLLALIDPDDIGVAAAHAVQDPDRFHTVELELAGDRLTMRQVTEILAAQWGIPVTAPALTLEEALAAGMPAWGAGHVVNNVSVQPAHPEAAAALGIPTTPFPTWARTHLSF, from the coding sequence ATGTCCGCCCAGCCCACAGCCTCCTCCTCCGCCCCCGTCCTCGTCACCGGGGCGACCGGCCGGCAGGGCGGAGCGACCGCTCGCGCCCTGCTCGCCGCCGGGGTCCCCGTCCGGGCCCTCGTACGCGACCCCCACGCCGACCGCGCGCGGGAGGTCGCCGCGCTCGGCGCCGAACTCGTCACGGGCGACCTCATGGACCGCGCCTCGCTCGATCCGGCGGTCGCCGGGGTCCGGGCCGTCTTCTCCGTGCAGATGCCGCCGATGAGCGAGGCGGGAGTCGACTTCGCCGGCGAACTGGCCCAGGCGACGCACCTCGTCGACGCGGCCCGCGCCGCGCGCGTACCGCAGTTCATCCAGTCCTCGACGAGCGGCGTCGGCTCGCACACCGAGCTGCCCGGCTGGGGCGAGGGCCCGCTGGCGGCTTTGGAGGAGTACTACGCGACGAAGACGGCGATCATCGCCGCGGTCCGCGCGGCCGACTTCCCCCGCTGGACGATCATCAAGCCGGCCTACTTCATGGACAACCTGATCGCGCTGCTCCCGAAGGGCCCCGAGGGCGGCTTCGCCACCGTCCTCCAGCCGGACACCCTCCTCGCCCTGATCGACCCCGACGACATCGGCGTCGCCGCCGCCCACGCCGTCCAGGACCCCGACCGCTTCCACACCGTCGAACTCGAACTCGCGGGCGACCGCCTCACCATGCGCCAGGTCACCGAGATCCTCGCCGCCCAGTGGGGCATCCCGGTCACCGCCCCCGCCCTGACCCTCGAGGAGGCCCTCGCCGCCGGCATGCCCGCCTGGGGCGCGGGCCACGTCGTCAACAACGTCTCCGTCCAGCCCGCCCACCCCGAAGCCGCCGCCGCCCTCGGCATCCCCACCACCCCCTTCCCCACCTGGGCCCGCACGCACCTGTCCTTCTGA
- a CDS encoding TetR/AcrR family transcriptional regulator, with protein MTGQRADARRNYARILAVAEAEVAERGADASLEHIARTAGVGSATVRRHFPNRRALLEAVFHERIEALRVRAEALTEAEDSRAALLTWLHELVAYSVSARGFADTLTYEPPSDTPSSCATALEDSGAPLLRRAQQDGAVAPGITPHDLLTLGIGIALATEHHEDPEAQAERLFAVVVEGVSPGGGWG; from the coding sequence ATGACCGGTCAGCGTGCGGACGCACGGCGCAATTACGCCCGTATCCTCGCCGTCGCCGAGGCGGAGGTCGCCGAGCGCGGCGCCGACGCCTCGCTCGAACACATCGCGCGTACGGCGGGAGTCGGCTCGGCGACCGTGCGCCGCCACTTCCCGAACCGGCGGGCCCTCCTGGAGGCCGTCTTCCACGAGCGGATCGAGGCGCTGCGCGTCCGCGCGGAGGCGCTGACCGAGGCCGAGGACAGCCGCGCGGCGCTGCTCACCTGGCTGCACGAGCTGGTCGCGTACTCGGTGAGCGCGCGCGGCTTCGCGGACACGCTCACGTACGAGCCCCCGAGCGACACCCCGAGCAGCTGCGCCACCGCGCTGGAGGACTCCGGCGCCCCGCTGCTGCGCCGCGCCCAGCAGGACGGCGCCGTCGCACCCGGAATCACCCCGCACGACCTGCTGACGCTGGGGATCGGGATCGCGCTGGCGACGGAGCACCACGAGGACCCGGAGGCGCAGGCGGAGCGGCTGTTCGCGGTGGTGGTGGAGGGGGTCAGTCCGGGGGGTGGGTGGGGGTAG
- a CDS encoding glycoside hydrolase family 26 protein: protein MTKERFRRDRKRLAIGAAGILGVLAFAPAPVGAVTIATVPVAALSAGEPGDTNDGESPRVRGAEDGAPPGRPATDPSPLPAFPPFPSPTLPRPAPSPPAASTAPAPSPAPTATPTASPAPAPAPGFGAYLHYSPRGITDMAAFSRWLGGREVTVGHTYLPGDVWQNIEGAPTWLADWAAWYKAEPGRTLVLNVPMLERTEARVPDAMVARELRRGAAGAYDGHFERLARRLVGLGVKDAVLVVGWEMNGTTYTHRCGPDPRAWRTYWARIARVMNGVEGAGFRFDFTPTRGRDATPWTECYPGDDVVDIVGMDSYDQPYGTDFDRQISEPYGLQAQVDFAAKHGKAISYPEWGLFKNGDNAEYMRRMIRWMDAHPPLYQTISDYCPHGVWQCRMNQRATAVYRQAFKAGGGLPAEDAGEKEQAPMRDCRPVRLGGWLEERLGGRLCVRFNW from the coding sequence ATGACCAAGGAGAGATTCCGCCGCGACCGCAAGCGACTCGCGATCGGCGCCGCCGGAATTCTCGGCGTTCTCGCTTTCGCTCCGGCCCCGGTCGGCGCGGTCACGATCGCGACGGTACCGGTAGCGGCCCTTTCGGCCGGGGAACCGGGGGACACGAATGACGGGGAATCACCGAGGGTGCGGGGCGCGGAGGACGGCGCGCCGCCCGGCCGCCCGGCGACGGACCCGAGCCCGCTGCCCGCGTTCCCGCCGTTCCCCTCGCCGACGCTCCCCCGCCCGGCCCCGAGCCCGCCCGCCGCGTCCACCGCGCCCGCTCCGAGCCCCGCGCCCACCGCCACGCCCACCGCGAGCCCCGCACCCGCACCCGCCCCCGGTTTCGGCGCGTACCTCCACTACAGCCCGCGCGGCATCACGGACATGGCGGCCTTCTCGCGCTGGCTCGGCGGCCGGGAGGTGACGGTGGGGCACACGTACCTGCCCGGGGACGTGTGGCAGAACATCGAGGGCGCGCCCACGTGGCTCGCGGACTGGGCCGCCTGGTACAAGGCGGAGCCGGGCCGCACGCTCGTCCTCAACGTGCCGATGCTGGAGCGCACGGAGGCCCGGGTGCCGGACGCGATGGTGGCGCGCGAGCTGCGGCGCGGTGCCGCGGGCGCGTACGACGGGCACTTCGAGCGGCTCGCGCGGCGGCTCGTGGGGCTCGGCGTGAAGGACGCGGTGCTCGTGGTCGGCTGGGAGATGAACGGGACGACGTACACGCACCGCTGCGGGCCCGATCCGCGCGCGTGGCGCACGTACTGGGCGCGTATCGCGCGGGTGATGAACGGGGTCGAGGGCGCGGGTTTCCGTTTCGATTTCACGCCGACGCGAGGGCGCGACGCGACGCCGTGGACGGAGTGCTATCCCGGGGACGACGTGGTGGACATCGTCGGGATGGATTCCTACGACCAGCCGTACGGGACGGATTTCGACCGGCAGATCTCGGAACCGTACGGGCTCCAGGCGCAGGTGGATTTCGCGGCGAAGCACGGGAAGGCGATCTCGTACCCCGAGTGGGGGCTTTTCAAGAATGGTGACAACGCGGAGTACATGCGGCGGATGATCCGCTGGATGGACGCGCACCCGCCGCTTTACCAGACGATTTCCGACTACTGCCCGCACGGCGTGTGGCAGTGCCGGATGAATCAGCGGGCGACGGCCGTGTATCGGCAGGCGTTCAAGGCGGGGGGCGGTCTTCCGGCGGAGGACGCCGGGGAGAAGGAGCAGGCGCCGATGAGGGATTGCCGGCCCGTCAGGCTCGGGGGGTGGCTGGAGGAGCGGCTCGGCGGACGGCTGTGCGTGCGCTTCAACTGGTGA
- a CDS encoding glycosyltransferase family 39 protein: protein MPTSERPARATAAVPRTLLPLSLLLFAAVRVLCLVTLAVWAGAEGRSAHKVLAERWDSLWYVRVVEHGYDFTLTAPDGRVLSDRAFFPLLPWLEKAGHGLTGLAPQDVGLGVSALASLAAAWAIHRIAARLYGERPALFAVALWAVLPVSVVQSMAYSESLFTALAAWSLWSLLRERWLPAGLLASAAGLTRPVGLAVVLAVWGAAWAGRRLTWRVAAGCVLAPLGAAGYVLWSGLSSGHGPFGYLDVQGDWGNGFDGGLAFARFLGDLLSGPGFAGGIGLIIGVAALLWLYVRGIRQGQPLPLVLYTGVVLLLALCTSGFFGSKPRLLLPAFPLLFPLALALSRLHHRRTAWLVVTAAAALAAAYGAFWLLGSGPP, encoded by the coding sequence GTGCCCACGAGCGAACGGCCCGCGCGGGCGACGGCGGCGGTGCCTCGTACCCTCCTCCCCCTCTCCCTGCTGCTCTTCGCCGCCGTGCGCGTGCTGTGTCTCGTGACGCTCGCGGTGTGGGCGGGCGCGGAGGGGCGCAGTGCGCACAAGGTGCTCGCGGAGCGGTGGGACTCGCTGTGGTACGTGCGGGTCGTCGAGCACGGCTACGACTTCACGCTGACCGCGCCGGACGGGCGCGTGCTCTCGGACCGGGCCTTCTTCCCGCTCCTGCCCTGGCTGGAGAAGGCCGGTCACGGGCTCACGGGGCTCGCTCCGCAGGACGTGGGGCTCGGTGTGAGCGCGCTCGCCTCGCTCGCGGCGGCGTGGGCGATCCACCGGATCGCGGCGCGGCTGTACGGGGAGCGGCCGGCGCTCTTCGCGGTGGCGCTGTGGGCGGTGCTGCCGGTCTCGGTCGTGCAGTCGATGGCGTACAGCGAGTCGCTCTTCACGGCGCTCGCGGCCTGGTCGCTCTGGTCGCTGCTGCGCGAACGCTGGCTGCCGGCCGGGCTGCTCGCCTCGGCGGCGGGCCTGACGCGGCCGGTCGGTCTCGCGGTGGTGCTCGCGGTGTGGGGGGCGGCGTGGGCGGGCCGCCGCCTGACGTGGCGCGTGGCGGCCGGGTGCGTGCTCGCGCCGCTGGGGGCGGCGGGGTACGTGCTGTGGTCGGGCCTGAGTTCGGGCCACGGCCCCTTCGGCTACCTCGACGTGCAGGGCGACTGGGGCAACGGCTTCGACGGCGGCCTCGCCTTCGCCCGCTTCCTCGGCGACCTGCTGAGCGGCCCCGGCTTCGCGGGCGGCATCGGCCTGATCATCGGCGTGGCGGCGCTGCTCTGGCTCTACGTCCGGGGCATCCGCCAGGGCCAGCCGCTCCCCCTCGTCCTCTACACGGGCGTGGTCCTGCTCCTCGCCCTGTGCACCTCCGGCTTCTTCGGCTCCAAACCCCGCCTCCTCCTCCCCGCCTTCCCCCTCCTGTTCCCCCTGGCCCTCGCCCTCTCCCGCCTCCACCACCGCCGCACCGCCTGGCTCGTGGTGACCGCGGCAGCGGCACTGGCGGCAGCCTACGGAGCCTTCTGGCTCCTGGGCTCGGGGCCGCCGTGA